A segment of the Anopheles cruzii chromosome 2, idAnoCruzAS_RS32_06, whole genome shotgun sequence genome:
TGAGCCACGGTTCCGTCGGGCCAGATATTCCCCCAGATATAGTCACCTAGTGGTCCAACGAAGGGGCCTGGCTTCTATCTATATTCTGTCCCGAAAGACAAAGCTCAATTTTACTCCCTTTAAATACAGAGCATAACATCCCGTTGGTAACCTTTGGTGTTCCAGAGCTGGCGGTGGTATTGCCTTACGCTTATCATAGTGACTTGTGTGTGCTGTAATTAGTGGGTcgaaagttgacagtgccaTTACTACCTTTTGTTCTCTACTTagtcattattatttttgaaattctCATCCTGATCGTCACTGTCTAGGTCATAACTGGGGGGTGTCTTCGATACACCGCACTCCTCCAACAGATGCTCCAGTCCGTCGACGGGTTGGCAGTCGAAGTAGTACAGACAGTTGTAGAAAACGCTCCACACAATGTAATACATATCGCGTCGGTCTTCGACGGTACGCAACGTGAATTCGCTGTCCACATTCAGGTACTGTGTCTGGTTGTGCTCTTTGTTGTACGCTGGCCAGACAACGTTCGACAGTTTACTGCGTTTGGGTGTGGGATTTCTAGAAAACGACAATCTGTTAAGAATAGGCTCGGCTAGGTAACGGGCACACCTTACCCATATTTTACGAAATTAGTCACCAACTCGACGGTCTTGAAGTGAACGGCCAGTTCCTCACGGTATTCGGATCGATTCGTCAGTGCCTCTTGCAAGTTGTACGGCGTGAAGATATAGCTCAGCTCATCCCCGTGGATGGCTCCATATTTGTTTGGTTCGATGTACCAGGCGTACGTTTTCCGCTTGTTCTCGCCAAACTTGCCATCGAACTCGAACCGCATGTAGTACAGCGGATCGCTGGTCAGTGTGTTCAAGAGCCGCCTAATAGGGTACCGCAGGTTCGCCATGTTGGCCATCTTTTGATAGAAACGCTTCTTGGACTCTTCGAGCCCGTGGTGGACGGCCCAGTTGCTGAGGTGCTCGAGTACCTCCCACATCCGCCGCTTGATGGTCGGATGTCGATTGTTGGGATAGTTGTCGCTCATCCAGAAGTCCGTGACgtgcttcagcagcagctcaaaCTCGTTAGCTGTTTCACTCACCAGCAGCGGTATCGCAGGAGGCGAACCGACCAGCACCTGCTGATGAACAGAGCGGTCGAAGTAGGCTGACTCCGACTGGTCCGTGTCCAGCGTTGGAATGAAGCAGGGATAGAACATGCTGCTAAACGCAAACGCGTGTCGAAGCTTGGTGTCTTTAATGAAGAACTTCTGGAACTCTAGTTCCCGCAGCTCGGTCAGAGTTGTTGCGCCCAGATCGCGCAAGTAGTTACTGACGCACTTCCGATGTTCGTACAGCATTGCCCACGAGGCCAGCCCTGAGCCTCCCAGTATCATGGCGCCTTGGAAGAGAGGCTGCGCGCGGGCATTATACAGATGGTGTGTTACGGCACCGGCCCCCGCACTGTGTCCCATGAGCGTCACCCGTTGCGGATCTCCACCAAACTGGTGGACGTAGCGGTGTAACCACCGCAAGGCCACCAGCTGATCTTTCAGTCCGTAGTTTCCCGTTATGTTGTACCGTTCGTGCTTGAGGAACCCAAGCACCCCGAGACGATAGTTCAGAGTCACTACGATCACTTCCTGTGGGCAATTCGAGACACGAGAATCGGTTGTTCTAAACAAAGCCACTCAACTGTCCACCGGCTCCGATATACGAACATGTTCCATGAGCAGGTCCACACCGCGCAGTTCGCCGGAACCAGCCGCAAAGCTTCCACCGTGGATGAACACCAACACCGGATACTTGGTGGTGGACCCCTCCGGTGCGGGGCTgaaaacattgatgaacaaacAGTCCTCATTGCCCTCAACTTCCGTCTGGTCGTTGATGTTTTCAAACTGCGCACAGGCGCTCCCGTACGCGGTGTAGTTACGCAGGCCTTCCGGTTCGCGGTACAGCACTGGATCCTACCGGAGCGCGAATGGAACGATCGGTGAATGAACGGAGCCAGCAGTCCGCGTGTCCTGATAAGGCTCTTACCGCAAAGCGTAGCTCTCCAAGGGGGGGTGCAGCGTAGCGTAGTCCAAGGTACGCACAGAACGGCACATCGTTGAACGTTCTGTTGGCGATACCTACTGCGATTGCTCCGGGGTTGAGCTCGACCGTGCAACGAGAGGGTTCTGCAATCACTTTTGTCGATTCGCCCGCGCCTACTACCGACCAGCAGATGATGACAGCAGCGGCCAACTGCGGGATTATGGAATGCATCAGGCGTCCCGTTTAAAGCGTCTGGATTTGTCGAGCAATCTTTCGAAACTGCTGATAAGTCACTGTGTCGTGGTCTATAtgcgcatcgtcgtcgtcgtggtgatGCTGGGCCTCACCTCACACTGCGCGGCCAGATCCGGCTCGATTGATTAGTTGACAAGGTCAATGCTACACGTCACGTCTCGTCTGACTCTCGGGGTTACGGAGGCATCGATATGTTTAGGGGAGCCTTCCTGTTGGCCTCATGAATGGGAGCGGCTCAATCGCTACGGAGTGGTGGTACCATCCAGACAGTGCTCGGCATAGTTTCTGACGTAGTTTGCGTTCGAATCTGCTAGAATAATGAATAATGTGGCGTGAGCTGTGCTGGCGCTGCGTAGTTGTGACTCGGTTTAGTGCGATCTGTTTTCTCGAGCCCCTGGTTTcgtggtctctctctctcttttgcggTGGAAAATACTGCCAGAAATACCAGGAACGATTGGAATAGACTAAAATGAGGCATAAATCAAAAGCCAGGGTTCAGTTCCGCCGGGGGACGAAGAAAAGCATCGCCAACGACCGACGCCGAAAACATCAAAGCGTAATAATTGTGTTTTcacataaattaattataaaCGAAAGGAAACTTTCGCCTCGTTTGGACACAATTTTCCGTTCGTTCATCGCTTGTTGGACCGGTATTTTGGAGTAACCGTGGCCCCGCTCTGGAGTGGCGAAAGGATGCCTTCAAAAAACTCCGCTTAAGCGTTCGGGTGCATCGCCCGGGTTGCAGCATAATTTGTTTATGCACCGCGGCGTGGTGCGGCATGAAAATTCATGCATCGCTAGATGCGCCACCCTCCCAGTCACTTGGCTCGAGAGCGAGGCTCTTGAAGGGCGGTATTGTTTTCAGGTTTGTTGCAACAAACCCgccaacacgacgacggaacaGCTTGGAGGTACTCGGTTCAAGGTTTGCGCTGATAGCGCTCTGAAGTACCATCGTTCGCCGGTTCCGGCCCGAGGATTCCAGTAATACACCGAAGCCGGTGAGGACGTTGCTTAAGCGCttggataaatatttaatgtcCGAAACTATTTGCGAGGGCTGTCGAGTTCCGGTGCACAACTTGTTCGCAACACGGTTCAGATTAGCTTCGCGGACATCGAGTGGACCTTGAAGTATCGCCCACAAATAGGAAGACTCGGGTGTGGCTACGGAATTGCGCGGGACTACGGTGCACAGCGTACAGGCGGTATTCTGTCACATTGGGCCATTAATTTGCTGTCAGCGTGGTGGCGCGCCAGCAGAAAGACAGTCTTTTCTTTGTAAGGACCCCGAAGCTGGCCGTGGGCCGCTTGTCAGACTTGGCTGTCTCACTGACGATGAGATCCAGTCCCACGGCGCGCTTCTCCGGGTCGCTGTTCTAAGGGACCAGCAGCGCAATTATCTATCGCAAATGGGAGCGTTCGCCACGCCGGCACAAGATGCTGAATCGATCCGTCAAAGAGCACTAAAAAGCTGCCACTCTTCACCTTGCACGGCACTCTTTCCCGGTCCGGTGTAGATGATTCAATCAGAGTCCAACTGTGGCAAAGACTGGGGCAAATGAcggtgaaataaaaagtaCATTCCTGAGGCGGTCCACAAAACCAAGCGCCCTTGATGCATTAGTGACTGGATACGTCCTCCGCCCACCGCACGGGAGGATGGAAACCTGTCATGTTTACTACCACTCACAACACGGGGGGAGGGCCTAATCCCGTGGCACCGGCCCAGTGACAGTTTAAGCTCCGGTCTGCTGGACAGGCTGCAAAttcgctccgtccgtccgctgcGCTATTAGTTATTTTGTGTCGGTCGTCCGTGAAAGCGAGCGATTTTTTTGGCGAGATTGTCCTCGGCCCTGCGGGAAGCCCGACAGAAGATGGCGTTTGGCGCTGGCGGTTCATTAATCAAACAGTGGCCATTAATAAGCGGGATTTGCGTGGATGTTGAGAAACCGAAtcgttggtttgcttttttggccgCTCGTGAGGGTTTTGTTGGAACAAATGAGTAGCTAAAGCGTAAAAATCACTTGTGTGGTGGAATATGAATAGATGCGCGAGGACGAGAACGAGCACCACTCGGCGGAGATGGTAGAAGTTTGGAATCATCTCGATTTAATGGTCTTTATTTTGCACCATCAAAACTGTACTAATACTACTGCTTTACGAGCATCCCTGATCGGTCTTCATTCCGCCATTCTGGTCGTAAGTAATCCTTTCGGTAATCGGTTACGCTTCTGACGGTGCCTGGTGCCTCCGACTACGGTACCAACGGTTTCCTGCCGGGCGCTGGGCATAAAGTTGTCTAATTGAGCCACGATTGGTGCATAACTCAAAAGTAATGGATTTAATTCAATCGTTTCCCACCGGGAACACCGTCCAGATCGCCCATCGAGgggaaataaaagaaaacgagTTGACTTCCATAATGGCACGGACCATGGGAAGACCTGGACCGGACACGATGCTCGTTGCGGCAAATGCCGGTGGAGTTGGCAAAATCAAATATTGCCACCCAGCAGGACtggggcttccggtggccggtggaaaaAAGAACGACCCAGCACCATATTGAGCAGACAAGCGCAGAGAGTAAATATTTTCTTACAACAATCTCGACCAAAGCCCCCCCAGGACCATCGTCGAGTCGGATGTTCATAATCGGGGCGATGGCGAAATAAATGGCTTGAAGTGGAATTTAAGCACAACCGGGCGATGGGCCCACGCGGTCCCGGGAAGCGTTTCCGGGAAGAAGCTAAAATAAACCGATAATGCGCTCATTGGGATATCGGAtatggtttatgtttttatttgtaaTCCGAAAGCGGCCCCTCCTTCGggaagagagaagaaaaactaacAAGAGTTTTCCAACGGGTTTTCTTGGTGCAGATTTTTTGCCCAGGAGGTCAGCTTCAATGGCGCGCTGCGAATCAAAGGCACAGGGACATCTGCAAACACATTCGGTTCATGGTGTCTCTCACGCGACGGGACACGCCTTGCCCGGGCATTCCAGTTCTTAATCCTTCCACGCCACCCTCCGGGGCGGCCCTCGAGCGTAGCGGTTCTTTTGTTCCGCTCCGGATTACGACAAGAGgacgaagcataaaaccggtggacggaaaagaaaaaggcggAACCGGCACCCGTTGACACAGGGCGCGCCGTGGCAGAGAGAGTGccttgccccccccccccccccgcgaaACCACGAGCACCACGAGGTGTCGAGCGGCGGGCGGTCGAGGCAGGATAAATTCTAGACAAATTTGCATAACTTCATTAAATGCAGCTAGACCGAAATTCAGCGCcacacccgggccgggggcaCCGCGCGGAATGACAGAATGGCATGCATATTCATAACTTTTACAATCCATCCACCCGTTGTTACCCACTCGCGGCGCAGAATCTCGATCTGGGGCCACGTTCTCCTGTACGGTGTTGGTTTGTTAAAGAAAATTCCATTCGCGCCACGACGGCTACGCGGTCGTCGTGTGAGAAACCGCGGCCCACAATTTACGCTACGCTCGCTCGTTACTCATTCATTTGCCGGCTTCAGCTACGGCGCAATCCGTGATGCGatccgggttttttttaatcagcATTTCATGACGGGCTTAGCCGGTAAGCTTTCGGTTCGTATGGGACCATTCCGAAGATGAGTTGGGTTTGGGAAAAGCTCActtgcgatcgttttcggATACGATTTTACATAAAATCAATaacgtttcccttttttcagaGATTTGAAtatgcaataaaaaatattagAATATTTATTAGGTCACGGGTCGACAGGACGTAGATTGTGCATCTTTAAGCGATCCTATATGGCATATAAAGCAGACAAACAATTAAATACTTTGTTCTACCTTTTTTGGGAGGGAAATTATAGAGAGTCGTTGAATGGGCAACTCCCATTGGGACATTTCCGCCACAGATTGTGGTGCAACCTGCACACATATTTGTGTAACAACTCAACGTCATGCCCATCACGAAACACTACAAAGTTGTCGGCTCCAAGTTCCCACAGTCAGCAGCCGTAGCGTGACCGTGTGGTGGCCGTAATTGTCGGCGGAAAAGTCGGTTAACATTTCCTCTCTTTTAATCATCGCTACCAAAGTTCCGCTTTCCGGAGCGCAACttttcgtccgttcgttcgttcgttcgttcgtttggaCTGCTTAGCGACGTTGCTAAATTATGTAGCGGATCTCCGACGGATGTTGCGACGactgtcaaaagcgttgtAACGTGCTCGCCGCGCGAGTAAGTGAGTGAGTGGGTCGCCTGAGGAGCGCTTTTCCTGCGGCCCGGATGGGGAtgagatgaaaaatgggaaatttaaATCACAAGCCCCGAAAATGCGCGGCTGCCGTGTGGTTGATGGAAATTAAGCAACCGTTCCGTGCTTCGCAAGACAAACAATCTGTCAACTTTCTCAGATTAGTATAATTTGCTCCCGTGCCAGGTTGCCCGAAGCGGTGCAGACTACTGACTGACTGCTCTGGGGAGTTCTTTAAATTTTCGACTCACAACTGGTGCCCGGTTGGACTCAGGTTTCTTCTACGGAAGCAATATCTTAAAAATCAGTCATCAACGAGACACTTGAGCCACCCGGACACAGATGGTGTCCTCACAGACCGAGTGTCCGCTGGCGATCGATGCGGTGACTTAGTGTCTTCAGAGTGCTGACGGTGCCTCTGGTTGATTGGTTGATTGACCATCGTTGGACGACGATTGGCCGCGGGCAGCCCGCGCCGGACCAGCTGGAGACAACTATCTCCCCCATCTTTGGGCTGCAAAATGGATAGTCGcattaaatttgcatacattttacgataaattgaattcctctcactctgttgctgttggtgctgccgCTTCCGGGCGCTCCCGCTTCAGGAATCGTCTCCAAGGTGATACGGCCGCCCTGCGGACGGAATCAACCCCAACCGAGTGTGCTTCCCGATGAGGTGTCACCGCATTCCGGCAGGCGTAGGAGCAAAATATTGACACACTTTCCCCGACGGACGAGGACGGCCCGGTTAGCCTTATTTCCATAATTGAATTGGGCCAGAAATTGACTGCTTTGATGAGGCAACAaacgacgcacacacacacacatggtcACCTGCCGAAAGGCTGAACGGCGCTCCGATCGGCCTCCCGGGGGCGACCAATCAATACCCAGCCGATCCGATGACTGCCGATCCTGCCGAGGAGTACTTGGCGCAGAGGGCCTTGGATGCCGTTGACCTAGTTCGTGAAAatgcttcacacacacacacacgagcccCACACGGCCGAAAGCACTTTAATTAACGGAAGTTTTCTCGGCATCGCTCGGGTAAAAAAGAGCGAAAACACATTTCCGAACTTCCGAATGGGTTCCACGTGGTAGGGAAGGTGGTAGTTGCAGTAAATCGCGGCGGATGCCTCCGCATTCTGATCCCGTGTCGAGAGCTGGCAAAGAACCATCGCAACACAGCGTTCGTCTCGCCCGTGAAACAATTCATAACTTTCGACCGAACATACTCACGCGCGCCCGAAGAGGTGGGTGAGATTGAGAACTTGTTTCCAGCATCCTTGCTAGgcgtccgggccgggtgggtaCCCGGGTTCCGGGCACCGTAGTTAGCAGTTTGTTTGAGAGCTTTCTGCACTTTGTACGCCGGTACACCGGTGTACACCGGCAACGTTGACTTCAGCTCCCGGGAAATAGGCGAGAGACGGAGGCGGTGAGTCGGAGCGGGTGATGATATGTTTCGGGTGttgttcgcacacacacacacgcagtccTCCACTATTGTTTCCATCAACTTACTCTGGGCTCTGGGCTGAAGTTTGTGAAGTGAAGAGATGGTGTGCCAAGGGAACCAGGTGTGCCGTTTCGGAGCGGAGTAGACAGGATGTTTGACGCGTACCATGCTATGATTGCAACTAAAGCTCTAATCACCCGCGGCAGAATTTAGTGCTCCGTAGCTAAACGATTGCtgatgacgcgcgcgcgttgtaAGTTTGGAGCGCCGCTGAGCACTGCGACGATATTACGGGAGTTTAGTAGATCGTCGAAAATAAACCACCCCTTAATGGCAATTTATGCTGAGCACCTGAATATTGTGTCCCGAACaacagggttttttttcgcttcgcttacAAACTACCCGGTAATGTTTCCTGATGCTTCACAGCGAGCGTAATTTGCGAGCACTCCGGCGCACGGCGCTACATTATCAACTACtttgcttccttttcttcCCTCACAATCGTTGCGCGGTAAGAAAAGCCGCTGGTGGGAAAAGCCCGGGCCCGCAAGGGGCTGACGCGCATTTGAGCCGAGGCGCTGGCGGCCAAACGTTAATTGGGTTAATTATTTAACGtcttttatttaattattttgtcGCTCGCGCCGCATGCTCGGTGGCTGTTTGTAGTTCGTGATTTTTGCGCTCCTGCCTTTTATCCTTTTTGCTTCATGATGACACGGTGGAGCATCGGCTTGAGTTCCCTTTCAGTGTGTCCTTTTGTGTCGCCACTGTCCTTTTGAAGCCGTTATCCTTGCGCACGTATTTGGGCCAGCTCGGGGTTTAGTACCGT
Coding sequences within it:
- the LOC128278755 gene encoding para-nitrobenzyl esterase-like; translated protein: MHSIIPQLAAAVIICWSVVGAGESTKVIAEPSRCTVELNPGAIAVGIANRTFNDVPFCAYLGLRYAAPPLGELRFADPVLYREPEGLRNYTAYGSACAQFENINDQTEVEGNEDCLFINVFSPAPEGSTTKYPVLVFIHGGSFAAGSGELRGVDLLMEHEVIVVTLNYRLGVLGFLKHERYNITGNYGLKDQLVALRWLHRYVHQFGGDPQRVTLMGHSAGAGAVTHHLYNARAQPLFQGAMILGGSGLASWAMLYEHRKCVSNYLRDLGATTLTELRELEFQKFFIKDTKLRHAFAFSSMFYPCFIPTLDTDQSESAYFDRSVHQQVLVGSPPAIPLLVSETANEFELLLKHVTDFWMSDNYPNNRHPTIKRRMWEVLEHLSNWAVHHGLEESKKRFYQKMANMANLRYPIRRLLNTLTSDPLYYMRFEFDGKFGENKRKTYAWYIEPNKYGAIHGDELSYIFTPYNLQEALTNRSEYREELAVHFKTVELVTNFVKYGNPTPKRSKLSNVVWPAYNKEHNQTQYLNVDSEFTLRTVEDRRDMYYIVWSVFYNCLYYFDCQPVDGLEHLLEECGVSKTPPSYDLDSDDQDENFKNNND